One segment of Anguilla anguilla isolate fAngAng1 chromosome 1, fAngAng1.pri, whole genome shotgun sequence DNA contains the following:
- the gskip gene encoding GSK3-beta interaction protein, with amino-acid sequence MSRKCGVDLSMEIMEVDCNQGESTIPPFEEDCVELGDVKDMRLEAEAVVNDVLFAVAEMFVSQKLDNALDVAYINVETREGNRYCLELTEAGLRVVGYAFDQVDDSLSTQYHETVYSLLDSLSPGYREAFGNALLQRLERLKQNGQ; translated from the exons ATGAGCCGGAAGTGTGGTGTTGATTTATCTATGGAG ATAATGGAAGTAGACTGTAACCAAGGTGAATCAACAATACCCCCATTTGAAGAAGACTGTGTCGAGCTAGGAGACGTGAAGGATATGAGGCTGGAAGCCGAAGCCGTGGTCAACGACGTCCTGTTTGCAGTGGCTGAAATGTTCGTTTCCCAGAAGTTGGATAACGCCTTGGATGTGGCATACATAAACGTGGAGACAAGAGAGGGAAACCGCTATTGCCTAGAGCTCACTGAAGCGGGACTGAGg GTGGTCGGCTATGCCTTTGACCAGGTGGACGACAGTTTGAGCACACAGTATCATGAGACTGTTTACTCCCTGCTTGACTCTCTCAGTCCGGGCTACAGAGAGGCTTTTGGGAATGCCCTGCTGCAGCGACTGGAGAGGTTGAAACAAAACGGACAGTAG